DNA sequence from the Vicia villosa cultivar HV-30 ecotype Madison, WI linkage group LG3, Vvil1.0, whole genome shotgun sequence genome:
CTGAAATAATAAATCCCTCAGACCACAGTATACATAAAACGTTCAATGACAAATCTCTAGTATGGGCGCGAACGATTCCCACTATAATGATCCCGTCGATCAGGGCCAGAATTGTCTCTGCGCCTATCTCCACCACCACCGTAGCCACCCCTATTGCccctataaaaaaataaaacaagaacAATTAATTTAAACTTCAAAAGAGAGATAGAATTATCATATAAAAGACTATAAATATGTAAATATGTTAAGATATAAACATGGTCGGTTGATTTATGTCATCAGTATAACACGACTATAAATATCAAAACCAAATAATTGCAAAAAAGTACAAAAATTCAAATTGAATCAAACATATAAATAATTTGATAATCATTTATAATTTTCACTATTGTTATGATGATAGTGAGATGATTGGAAGTTTACGAGCTCAATTGTCTCTAACTATGACATTTAAGcttaaaaaaatgaagagaagaatagaagatgtGCATAGAGATTTAATGAGTGAACACATTAGAagtattataatataataatccATAGACTATGTTTTGATTCCTAATCTACAACATTAGCATATCATTCATCCTTTAACTCATAGATTCAGTGACTAAAGCATACCCATGGTTATTTGCTTGTGGAGCCCTGGGTGCAGATTTCTCTGCCATCGCAACACTGATTTTGTAACCCCTCAAATCATAATCTGAAATTGCAGATTCAAGATTAGTTAAACTTTATACAAGAAATTATATCATTAAGTACACAATATTGCAGGAAAAAGATAGTTCAAAGTAGTACCATTGTAAAAACCGCCAGCGGAGTGAGCTGCAAAGGGATCTTCATAAGCAAGGCATGCATCACCCTTGTTTTTTCCATTCTCATCAGTATAAATCTTTATGTTGTAAGGCCATTGATCTTTATAACCCCTCTTCTGCTTAATTCTACCAACCTAGGCAGTTAAAACACATGTAACAAATTGTCTAGAATGCTGAAGCCTCTAATTCTCCACATAGAGAATAAAAAAACCTATTTCCTCCATTACAACAGAGCTGCATTACTTGCACAGTGCAATTCAATATGTACCTCAAAAACATGGTTATGCCTCATAATTAAAAATACGAATTTACTTTTAAAGATATACTTCCACATGAAATATTCGTGATAGAAAATTGAGACAACTAAAATGTGCAAAAGTCAACAGATCAGAACATTACTTGTCCAATGCCTCCAAAAAGTTGTTGCAATTCATCAACAGTCACATCGGGTGGTAAGTTTGAGATGTAGATTCTAGAGTTGTCACATGTATCCCCACAATTCTCATCGCACTGCTTCACCGGAGCTGCTGACTCGGCAGGAGCTCCACCAAATCCACCGCGATTACCGCTGTCATATCCAGCTGGAGGCGCAGCCCTACCACCACTTCGTGCATCACCTTGATTATCTCCACCATAACCACCAGCGTTGCCTCCATATGAAGGGGGATATGAATTAGGTCCACCAGTATAGCTTGTAGGTGGAGGAACAGCATCTGTTCCATAATTTGCATTCCCACCATAAGTAGGAGGGTAGTTTCCGCCACCACCATAAGACTGAGCAGCAGAAGGAGGAGGAGCTTGACCATAGCCCCCATCGTCTCTGCCTTGATTACCACCATATGAGCCACCCCTGTTGCTCCCTCCACCTCGGCCATCACTGTTACTACTCCTTCCACCATTATGGTCATTAGTTCTACCTCCATCATAGTTCCCAGATCTACCCCCTTGGTTACTGCCATATCCCCCACCACTTCCTCCTCTATTATATCCACCACCGCCGCCGCCGCGGTCATTACCACTGGTAGGACATGGAGCACCACACTTGTTACACTCATTTCTTCTAGCAAAATTCACGTTCCCACAACTATACATagcaataaaaatatataacaattcaGAATCGTATGAAAACCTAACAATCAAGAAAAGCATATTTGAATTAAAGAACAGGAAATTATCCTCTAAAGTAAATAACATGCCTTTCATTAGGGCAACGCCAATCTCCATCTCGGCCACTTCCACCACCGCCGCGCCCACCgcgaccaccaccaccacctctacCACCACGATCTCCACCTTGaaatccaccaccaccacctgcTGAAGTTCACATCAATAAGGTTCATACAATTGAGAATAAACGAAAAACGCAATAAAAAATTATAGACCAAAATTACAAACCTCGACCTCCATATCCACCACTTCCCCTACTGCCACCGCCGCCTCTTCCACCGTATCCTCCGCCATCGTTTCCCCCGTATCCACTCCTTCCGCCATATCCTCCACTTCCACCATCGCCACCTCCGTATCCACCGCCGCCTCCGTTTCCGCTACCTTTCGATCCGTAACCCCCACCGCTTTCATTTCCGCCATAACCACCGGCGCTGCCTCCTCCATAATTTccaccacctccacctccaccACCTCCTCCTCCATAATTTCCGCCACCTCCACCACCTCCGTAACCACCGGCTGAACCGTAACCACTACTAGCTCCATAGGACGATGGCGCAGAACCACCACCGCCATCATGACCGTACCCTCCAGACATTATTCGATCTAGGGTTTGTTACGACCACACGAGAGAAACTGAGATTTTTGGGCACTGAAGCTTGTGAAGTGTAAAGAATGTGCTAGAAATTGGGCCAAAAAGGCTACACTGAGTATACTAAACAAAAACGTGGGCTAACAGTTAGTCAAGAAGGGCTTGGGCCTACTTTTCACACCTTAATTTTTACTTGAGATATTCATACAGCACCCTCCAatatgttcaaacttcaaagtcCTCTTGattttcatttttaatctttATTGAAAGGATTTTTTTTGGAtgctttttataaataaaaaatctgaTAGACATgtataataaatatcaaaattttgatttttaataaaGGTGGTGAAAGAGATGGTTTGCTAATGTGAGCACCTTTAAAAACACTTTTCTTGAGATTTTAAAGTTGGAGAATCCGGAAAATGTACGTCAACAGATTCGAAATAGGAAGGAGACTACTTTGTTGAATTGTCACTATGTGTTGGTTTAACCTTCTTCGAAGCACTCTTTATTTTTACTAGTTGTGAGGGTGGTATCAAATATGTGGTTTCTAGATCGGCAGTCTTCCTCATCTGCTCTTTGATGTGTAGTTTTATGTTATCATCAACATTCAAAAAAACTCTCTTGAATCACTTTCCATTTTGTCGtgataaatatattcaatttacCATCCTTCATTACACCATCACCATCAAACCTAAGCTTTTTACAATGCGTGTATGCCTCATTCATTCGTATAGGTTTATCAAGTTTCATCTTCTTTGAAATTAAACAAGCACATGGAAGACCATGTGTCTTCTTAAGTGTACAACCCCACTTTGAGCTATCTGAACATATTTTCTCTACTTGCTTGGCTTTgtgataaataaaattcaatctcACTCGAGATATATTGCCCAACAGTTATGGATAAAGATTGTTGTCTCTAAATCTGCATTCTAATACAGTAATATTACGAACAAATGATGTTTGTACCTCGTTATGCTAATTTTGGATCATTCAGTTCACATAGTCCCAACctctatataaatcacttttaCTATTTCTCAACCAATTCTTCAATGTAGCATGAGCAGATTCAACTTTGTTAGTTGTTGTATTTCCAAAGTGACTAACCTGATCAGTCCAAAAACAAACAATTTTCTTCTTCACCTGGTTTAGAATTGTACTTctaacatattttaataaatctaGATATTTTTCACACACCCATCTGAAATGTATTACATATTCGGTATATAACTCTTTCGTAGAAGAATTTTTTATAACATTTCAAGCATCTGTTAGGCTTTCCAATATCACACTAGTTTTGACAATTTTCCCATCTCCACCCTTGATTTGTTTGGTTCTTATTGCATGCTTAAGTCTACTTCTCACATTTTTTGTTTTGTGATACCTTCAAAGTAATGCATATGTTGTAGAAAACACATTTTAATTGAATTCATCAATGTAGTATTGTGATCGGTGACAATTACTTTTGGCATATTTTATTGGTCATTCAACATAGTCCGACACACTTCTAAAGCGCGAGTAACATTGTCCTTTTTTTCACTTTCCAAAAATGCAAACCCAACTGAAAAGTTATCTCTGTAGAATTAACACGAACAATTTCCAAAAGTGGAAGCATGTACTTGTTGGTCTTATACGTTGAATTAATTATGAGTGCAATGGAAAATATGTTGAACAACTTGATAGAATCAAGATGAGTCTAAAATACATCTCGAACGATTATCCATTCTCACACACTCTGTACCTAGATACATAATGATCCTTATCCAAAAGCCTTAATCGTTGTTGCATTTCAGTTCTTGGATCTCTTATTGCCTTGTTGTTTCAGGCACGAacattatatatttgcttatattTGATGACACTATGAGGTATTTTCCGTTTCAAAGTTGCAAGTATGTTTTGCGGTCGCACCATGTTCAATGTCATATCATAAACAAAATCTTTCTCTTTAGATTTAAAGTGACATACATGTGAAAAATGTGTTTTCCATATggcttggttttgatgaagacatgtagatatcaaagaagaaaaagaggctTGATAACAAGTGGATATCAAAGAAGAAGTTGGTATGAAGATGATATGTGGAAATCAAGAAAATTTCTAAGGTATTCATTACAAATCTCCAAATATTACCTTAAATGCTCAAAAACATCTCCCATACTTCATCTACAATCTTCTTAAATCAAAATGCAAGAAAATTATTGAAGCCTAGCAAAAAAATTTGACGATTTTCTAGCCAAAATGCAGTGGTAATCGATTACCACATCCTGGTAATCAATTACAagtattcaaaattcaaaattatagaCATTGGACCTATGGTAATCAATTACCACATGAAAAGTGGCCATTTTCACCAACTAATTTCACAATTTTGAATGGCAAAGTTTCATAGAACTTTTTCAAACGTTTGCATCCAGTCATGGAGGTTTCTAAAGGTGTATATAAGGCTTCATACACCAGACAACAGATTCacctatttcaatttcaattttcacataattcaaaaaaaaatttaaaaaatgttcatacatcaaaattttgaaactttgcatttttcACATATCTTAAAAGTTTCATTACAATTTCTGAGCACTCAAGGTACACATAGTTTGAATTGTAATTCAAGAAATAGATGTCCAATATTACATGTGTTAATAGGCATATGGCAAATGAATTCAGACTCGACCACCTCCACCACGAACTTAACGAAGAAAAACCTATTTAAGTGGGGGCAGGGGCAGGTGCgggaaaaacttgatttttaaTTAAAGGGGAGAGGACATGGAAGGAGGATGCTAATACCTTTCCCCTCCATGCCTCCatctattaaatttaatttattacccAAATGTTTAATAATTTTATCACTGATTTACACTTCGTGATCTTAAAATATCAAgtttattagatttttttaaaatacaaatttaatataaatgatcaaatattatgattattcttaaaatgactaattaagtttaattattgatttttgttgctatgaaaaaaatatattttaaaaacagtACAATTTATGCGGGTTTGGTGGGGAAGGCCGGAGCGGGAAAACTCATTCCTTAGTGTGGGCAGGGGTGGGGACCAATTATTACCCCTGACTGATTTTGGGGGCGGGGTGAGACTGGTTTTAAGAGGCGGGAGACAGGGTTGTTAATGCTTAAACTCTCTCCTGCCCCGCCCCCCGTTGCCACACCTATGTGTTAATTTTGGAAATTCAAACCAATAAGAAATATTATTCAAATTTAATTACAAAATTGTGTATATTACTTGATCATCAAGATTGTGGGTATAAGTGATGTGTTAGGAGGTTGTAAAGTGTCTTAATGAagacttgtacaaagatctaGACATAGTGAAAAATCCTTTAAGAGAATAGAGGGATTAAATATACCTTAAGTTGGTAAGCAAAACTAGTATAAACCATTGtcatttattttccgcattttaaaatTATGCATTTACATTCCTAATTGGTAACAAACATTAATATTATTGCTTCCGACAAAATTAATAAGTGAAGAAACTTAGCGCAAAAATGATATAAATTCAACAAACTTAATTCACCCTCTATCTTAAGTTGCATCTCGTAGTTACAACATAATGGGATGACCGACTAATTTGTAACACATTTCATGATTATGTATACCACAAACCACATTAAATGTCCATGTATTATTTACCTTAAAGTATATGCAAAACTTAAAAGGACACTCACATTTCCTCAAACCGGTGTCATCCGGTTTCAACTTTCAGATATGTTTCATTATTTGTCACTTCTTTCAAATCTCATTATCTCAAATGTTAGTCTTCTGTCAGAACCAGAATCTAACCTCCCAATTACAATGTCGAACCCCAATTTTGCAGCTTTTGTTCGGATCCATTGAAGTATATGTTCACGAACATCAAACTCCTTTGTAAATTATTTACCAACATCTACCTCGACATAAATCGATTTAACATCCATATACACAATAACCTTTGATACAACATCAGACTCATCATCAATTGATTTAACATTCATAAACACAATAGCTTTGGGTACAACGTCAGGGTGCACCATTGTTGCAACTAGTAATAACACaatcaaatttaaattcaatatGAAAACAGTCCGAAAAACTTCTGCAATTACATGCAACACAAGACATAAGTTAACTTTTGGACGCAACGCTCACTTTAAACCAAATTCTTACAAGCAACGAGGAACGAAATACATGTACATTACTTTAAATTCTAGCTTATTCTGCTCCTTTTGATGTGAAAAAATAGAACAATGTGGTTTTGAAGTGTAAAACTTAATTGAGAATGGAAGGAGATTTATGTAGTTTTGGGGAGTATGGTGAAGTATGGTAGTATGATCATGAAATGAATAGTACATGCAAAtatgatgttttatttatttttccgcCAGTAATTCTGGAAGTTAACTTCTGTATTATCCACTGATAGTTCTGAAATAAACACACTATCATGAAATTTAAAATGTGTCCAAGAGATTAGTCCAGAACTTAACCTGCTAACTCATTTTCCATTAACTTCTATATTatattttgataaaattagcTTGACTCACTTACAAAGTGTTTTACTGTGTTTTACGGGACGTCTGAAAGTTAACTTTCATATTATTCTTAGAGTATTTTCTGATTTTCTAAGGTTGGCTCTTCACCAAGGGTGAGAAGAGTAATCCCTTTCACATCTCTATCCTGATAAGTCATTGCTTAGATGTTTGAATCATACAACAAATTCGTAAGAGATGACTTTTAAAACTTAGGAAAGTTACCTATAACTAGGATTCACTCTAAATAAGTGCCTCAATGTTTGGCATTTCCAACCAAACTACAAGACAATTTTGAATGTGGGCATTCTAATAGGGCCGCTCAAGAGCACCAATATtacatttctcaaaaaaaaaatgaaaaagtcaaAGGGAATAAACTTATAATAATTGATCAAAATTTAACAAACAATATAACCTTCCTCGAGAATACACTCAATTTCAGAAAATAGTAATCTAATGTTCAACTTCAACCACATGCAGTGAATAACCATCCAAACCAAAGCAATAACCCGAACACTTTAATTGCATGAAAAAATAACTTTAAATAGACCTAACCAATACCATTCTAATTCATCAATAGACATCTACAACAAAACTACCACAATCTAGTAGCTGCAAAAATATCCTAATTTTAACTTATGTCACCTCCTAAGATGCCAAAAGAGTTGTTACAAGTATAATGATCCAACGGAAACTACTCACCCTATAAAACTCTGCATGAGAAGTGTGAATCTCAATTGGAAACCTGCAACGATCCTCGGACGGATCAACGGTTGTGATTAAACCAAGTCCCCCAAAGTCGCAACTTTCAGCTTTCTGATCATGTTGCTGATAATAACTATTAAAAGCATATGATATATTACTAGGCCATGTGATGTTAAAGCAAGATCCACCCGAAGATAGTGCAGTGCAATCAGCATTTGCACAAGCTTCTAAAGCTTTTGCAGTTGCATTAGACAAGTCTTTGTTGTTGTTCACAACACACCATTTGGGAGAAAGATACTCTACATTTTGAGCATTCACTAGGCTCTTTGAACCCTGGCCGAGATCCACGTGGTATTTCGATTGGCCGTCGAAGGTGAATAAACCCCAATGCCTTTCGAAGTTTCCGGCGGCAATGCTTCTTTGATCTTCGTCGAGAAGGCTATGAATGTATGTTTCGTATGGGGGTTGGTGTGGTCGAAGCGGGGTTCCCAAGTTGCTATGGAGGTGGTTCATTAGGCCTTTCATGAAGGTTTCGGCTAGGTACGAGGTTGCGTTCACAGCTCCATCGGTTGGCCAACCAATCTTTGAAACAACGATTTCCATATTAGGAAATCCGACTTTTGATAAAACAGTAATTACGGTATCGTAGCTCAAATCGAAACTATTTTTGTATGTTTTGCGGCTGAATTTATGAGGGTGTGCAGTTTCTTTAAAGAGTGAAAAATCAAGGGAAATATTTTTGGTTTGGAGGAAGGTCATGAATGGCGAAATGGTCACAAAGAAAGGCGATCCATGCTTGTTGAGAAATGTGAGTAGCTCAATCATGGTTTTGTTGACGTCGGATCTGAAATGCACTTCAGTAGACGAGTTGGAACTCGACTCAAAACTATCAAAGCTGCATGGAACTACAACTTTCACTTTGTTGTCCAATTTTGCTTTACTTAAAGCAGCTTCAATGTTCATAGCAGCTCCAATTACAAAGGGATGGAATTGTTCACCATAACTAAACGGCTCGTCACCGACAGCAACATACCTGCATAAGTTAAATTTAGAACCATATAAGTAAAGTGAAACATACTTAATAAATTGATAATACATTTTCTTTCAACTACCAGTGATTTTTTTCTCCAACTAGGTTGCTGATAGGAACCCTGAACAGAAAATTAAGCAATTAATGGGTAAAACCACGAATAAAGAGAAATAATGGGGAATGTATCACTCTTTTATGGAAATGGAAAATACTATCAGTGGAATAACATTCACACTGCTCAGGGCTATGCTCGTACAGGGAAGAGAATAATATTCCATCTGCTCCTAACCAACTCGCCATTTCCAAGATACCCTCTCACTCTCCCTCAGTTTCAATAAAACAGAATCCATCACACAACTAATCCGCTCCTCTCTCTCCGTCATGTCAGCATTCTCTCCCTCTTAGCATGAACAAAACTGGAGTTTCCATTAAGAAGTTTGTTCATCAAGGCTAACAAGTCTGATCTTAATTTCGGAATACACATTGCACCCTTTAACAAAAATGTGGCTTGTTTTTGGAATCATTTCATTGCCCCATTATCAGGCGGGGAGTGTCCTATTATTTTATTCTGTTCTACTTTCTGAAACAGTATCAAGATATTATTTAGACAAAATGAATGGCAGATATAATTGTCCTACGACTAGAGGGAATAATCGTGTATAAGAAATATGTTCCGGAATTTGTTTTTGACAGTAATAAAATCTCAGCCCTCAGAAGCATTTCACTGAAATTAGAACACAATTCATACACACAATACTGCTAGAGAATAAAATTATGCTGAAATATCCATTGGCAAATTTAATCTTATCAACAAATCACATAGACCGAAATCACTACTCTTCCACAACACCACCTCCATTAATCACTTCTTTCATGACACTCATTG
Encoded proteins:
- the LOC131662131 gene encoding transcription initiation factor TFIID subunit 15b-like isoform X1 — encoded protein: MSGGYGHDGGGGSAPSSYGASSGYGSAGGYGGGGGGGNYGGGGGGGGGGGNYGGGSAGGYGGNESGGGYGSKGSGNGGGGGYGGGDGGSGGYGGRSGYGGNDGGGYGGRGGGGSRGSGGYGGRAGGGGGFQGGDRGGRGGGGGRGGRGGGGSGRDGDWRCPNESCGNVNFARRNECNKCGAPCPTSGNDRGGGGGGYNRGGSGGGYGSNQGGRSGNYDGGRTNDHNGGRSSNSDGRGGGSNRGGSYGGNQGRDDGGYGQAPPPSAAQSYGGGGNYPPTYGGNANYGTDAVPPPTSYTGGPNSYPPSYGGNAGGYGGDNQGDARSGGRAAPPAGYDSGNRGGFGGAPAESAAPVKQCDENCGDTCDNSRIYISNLPPDVTVDELQQLFGGIGQVGRIKQKRGYKDQWPYNIKIYTDENGKNKGDACLAYEDPFAAHSAGGFYNDYDLRGYKISVAMAEKSAPRAPQANNHGGNRGGYGGGGDRRRDNSGPDRRDHYSGNRSRPY
- the LOC131656274 gene encoding glucan endo-1,3-beta-glucosidase 9-like; the encoded protein is MSTISSFITFTIFTIFSISCVADAVGVNWGTMASHPLPPVKVVKLLKSNNINKVKLFDAKPDVLQALSGSNIGVTVGVPNVMLKGLNSSRKAAENWVHDNVTRYVSNGGGGARIEYVAVGDEPFSYGEQFHPFVIGAAMNIEAALSKAKLDNKVKVVVPCSFDSFESSSNSSTEVHFRSDVNKTMIELLTFLNKHGSPFFVTISPFMTFLQTKNISLDFSLFKETAHPHKFSRKTYKNSFDLSYDTVITVLSKVGFPNMEIVVSKIGWPTDGAVNATSYLAETFMKGLMNHLHSNLGTPLRPHQPPYETYIHSLLDEDQRSIAAGNFERHWGLFTFDGQSKYHVDLGQGSKSLVNAQNVEYLSPKWCVVNNNKDLSNATAKALEACANADCTALSSGGSCFNITWPSNISYAFNSYYQQHDQKAESCDFGGLGLITTVDPSEDRCRFPIEIHTSHAEFYRVSSFRWIIILVTTLLAS
- the LOC131662131 gene encoding transcription initiation factor TFIID subunit 15b-like isoform X2; translated protein: MSGGYGHDGGGGSAPSSYGASSGYGSAGGYGGGGGGGNYGGGGGGGGGGGNYGGGSAGGYGGNESGGGYGSKGSGNGGGGGYGGGDGGSGGYGGRSGYGGNDGGGYGGRGGGGSRGSGGYGGRGGGGGFQGGDRGGRGGGGGRGGRGGGGSGRDGDWRCPNESCGNVNFARRNECNKCGAPCPTSGNDRGGGGGGYNRGGSGGGYGSNQGGRSGNYDGGRTNDHNGGRSSNSDGRGGGSNRGGSYGGNQGRDDGGYGQAPPPSAAQSYGGGGNYPPTYGGNANYGTDAVPPPTSYTGGPNSYPPSYGGNAGGYGGDNQGDARSGGRAAPPAGYDSGNRGGFGGAPAESAAPVKQCDENCGDTCDNSRIYISNLPPDVTVDELQQLFGGIGQVGRIKQKRGYKDQWPYNIKIYTDENGKNKGDACLAYEDPFAAHSAGGFYNDYDLRGYKISVAMAEKSAPRAPQANNHGGNRGGYGGGGDRRRDNSGPDRRDHYSGNRSRPY